Genomic DNA from Nitratidesulfovibrio vulgaris str. Hildenborough:
CGGGTCGGTTCGCTCACACGCCGATAGACGGGGGAGAAGAGGAAGAACACACCGAACAGCGCGACCGACCAGCCCCAGAAGAGCATGGACCCGGCCTGCCCAGCCCAGAATGCGGTGAGACGGTAGAACAGGGGCAATGCCCTGTCGGTGTAGCTGGCGACGTACACCAGCGAGAAGTCGAAGTTCGCAAGGGCATGAAGAAGCACGGCTGATGCCACCGACATGAACGCGGTGAGCATGAGGTGCCCCTTCTCCATCCACGGCAGCGCCGTGGTTCTGCCCTGCCATATCTGTATGGCCGCCGTGCCCGCAAAGAAGAGCGCGAACAGCAGCGAGGCTACGAGAAGCAGGTAGGCGGAAAGGTGCATAGAGTCTCCGGCCGTTGCGCGAACGGCATCAACGCGGATGGCCCAAGGCCACGCGCAGCGGACAGCCCATGGGGGGCGGCGTCCGCCTTATCCGCGGTTTTCCTTCTGGTATTTCGAGGGACACTTGGTCATGAGGGTGCGTGCCTTGAAGGTGTCTTCACCGGGGGCGAGACCGCCTTCGATGATGACCTCGACACCGGGTTTGAAGGTGTCGGGCACAGCCCCTTTGTAAAGGACCCACACGGTCTTGGAGGTGTTGTCCTTGTCTTCGAGGCGAAACCGCACACCCGGTGCGCCGTCGAGCATGGTCAGCCCGTCGGCGGCAACGGTGCCGAAAAGCCTCACGGTGTGCAGCTTGTCTTGGGGAGTGGCAAGGGCTTCGGACACATTCAGGAAGTAGACGCTGTTCTGCGTGAAGCCCGAGAAGAGCAGATACCCTATGCCGCCGAGGAAGAGTGCCAGGGCGACAAGGTAGAGGCTCTTGCTGTTCTTTTGCGCCATGCGATGATCCTTGGGAATGTTGAACGTGCATCTATGGCGACCCGGCGACGTGTGGCGTGCCGGGGTTCAAGCGGACGGGATGACCCGGAGTGCACATCTGATACGGGTTTTGTGACGTTCTTGCAAGAGGATAATGGTTACTGATTAGCTTTGATGGCGGCGTCACGCCGTTCGCGTGCAAGTTCACGCAGGTCGGTCACACGGTCTGACTCGTCGACGATCTCACGTCCGAGTATCTCCTCAAGGACGTCTTCGAGCGACACGACACCGGCAAGACCGCCGTATTCGTCGAGAACGACGAAGAGATGCACCCGTGCGTCGAGAAACTGGAAGAGCACCCTGTCCAGCGTCTGCGATTCGAGTGCGTAATGCACGGGCTGCATGATGTCGGCAAGGCGTGTTCCCTCCCGGTCGGCAGCCACCTCCTGCAACACCCGGCGGCGCATGACGATGCCCACGATGTCCTCGTTGCCTTCGCCGAAGACGGGTATGCGGCTGTAATGCCAGAAGTCGGGCTTTTCGTAGGCCTCTTCCACGGTGAGGTCGGCAGGCAGCGAGAACACCACGGTGCGCGGGGTCATGATGTCGTGCACATGCTTGCGGTCGAGAGAGAGGATGTTGCGTATGGACATCTCCTCATGCGGCTGGATACCGCCAGCCTGACGCGAGAGGCTCACGATGGCGCGGATGTCGTCCTCTGTAGCATGGGGGCCCGATGAGGCGGGCATGATGGCACGCGTCACCCATCCGCCCAGCCAGATGACCGGCATGAGCAGGATGACCAGAAAGCGCAGGGGGTACGCGATGACGGAAGCCAGAGGACGGGCGTACGCCACGCCGAGGGTCTTGGGCAGGATTTCCGAGACCACGAGGATGAGGACGGTGAACCCCGCGGCGAAGGCGGGCATCTGGTCGGGTGACAGGACCTCGGCCGCGTAGGAACCGGCGATGGCGGCACCGGCGGTGTTGGCGATGGTGTTCAGCGTGAGGACGGCTGTGATGGGCTGTTCGATGCGCGAGCGCATGGCGAACAGCAGTTTTCCGACGGGGCTGCCCGATTTGCGCAACTGCTCTATGTGACTCCAGGGGACGGAGTACAGGATGGCCTCGGTGATGGAACACGAGGCCGAGACCACGACCGAAAGGGTGACGGCCACGACGAGTGCTAGCATGATGTGAAATACCGATGCGGCCGGAGGCACGCAGGGACAGACGTATTGCCGAGAAGCATGGCATGAATCGTAAGCGCTGGAAGGCCCGAAGGCAATGCCCGGCGTGAAGAAACAGGTGAAATCGCGTGGCTTGCAAAGTCTTCTGCCTCATGCCACAAGGTGCCGCAACCATCATCATATAGTGCGAGGAAAGCCATGGCATTGCGAAATCTGCTGCTGGACAGGGACGGCACGGTCATCGAAGACCGCCATTACCTGTCCGACCCGGAGGGTGTGACCCTGCTGCCCGGAGTCGGCCCTGCCCTCGGTCGTCTTTCGCGGGCAGGTCTCCGGCTGTTCCTCGTCACCAACCAGTCGGGAATCGGCCGGGGATACTTCACTGTCCCGGACTATGAGGCGTGTCAGGCCCGACTCGCAGCCTTGCTCGCCCCATACGGGGTGACGTTCGTGGATGTGGCCTGCTGCCCCCATGCCCCCGATGAGGAATGCTCGTGCCGCAAACCGGGTACGGGCATGTGGGATGTGCTGCAGAACCGCCACGGCCTTGTCGCAGGAGAGACGGCGATGGTGGGGGATAAACTGGATGATGTGCTCTTTGCGCGTAACGCCGGACTCGCCGCAGCCATACTCGTGCTCACGGGCAAGGGGGCGAGGGCGGCAGGGAGTATCGGCCTTTCCGTGCCTGCCGGGGGCACGTGCCTTGATGTGGCCCCCTCCGGGGGCGATGCCTCTGGACGGCCCGATGTGGTGGCGTGCGACCTCGTTGCCGCGGCCGACTGGCTTCTGGCCGTCAGTGCCCGGCGTAGTGCGCCGTCTCTGGAGGAACTTTGCTGATGTCCGCAGGTGATCTTTTGCGCAGAGGGGACACCCCGCGTGGACTATGGCCATCGGATACCATGTCTGCCGGATTGTCCATGACGGCCATAGAGGGGACATGCCCCTCTCCATCCGCCTGCCTGCAAGCGGGAGTCCTTGCCTCGCAGCCTATGGATGAAAGGGCGACGCCGCCCTCGCATACGTCAGGAAAACGCGCTGTGAACTGTCAGTCCGGTCCCGTCAGGGGGGAAGCCGTGCGCCGTATCGGCGTCTGGAACACCGCCTTTCTGGGCGACGCGGTGCTGACCTTGCCTCTGCTGCATACCCTGCATCGCCGCTTTCCGGATGCGGAAATCCATTTCTGGGTGCGCAAGGGGGTGGGGGCCTTGTTCACCGCCGTGCCATGCCTCGCTGCTGTCCATGAATTCGACAAGCGCGGCACACAGGGCGGTGGTGGTGCCGTGTTCGGACTAGGCCGGGCGCTGGCGCGTCAGGGCTTCGACATCTGGGTGAACGCTCACACCAGCCTGCGAAGCGGTCTTGTGGCGCGGGCCACAGGGGCACCTGTGCGTATCGGCTACGACAGGCCGTGGTACAATCGCCTGTTGCATACGCACGTGGTAGACCGCAGGTTCGACGAACTGGACGAGATAGAACGGCTGTTGCAACTGGTCGGCCCTCTTGCCATCGAAGACCGGGAGACATGGCCTGAACTCGTTCTGCCAGCCGATGCCCGTGAACGGGCAGAAGCCTACTGGCAGCGGTATGTGCGGGGCCCTGTCCTTGGAATGCACCCCGGTTCGGTATGGGCCACCAAACGCTGGACGGCGGCGCACTTCGCCGAGGTCGCCCGTCGTGCCGCCGCAGAAGGGGTGCAGGTGATGCTCTTCGCCGGGCCCGGTGAAGAGACGGTGGCACGGTCCGTGGTCGCGATGGCGGGGCTGGAGGGTTCTCCGGCGTTGCTCGACATGGCGGGAGCCCTGTCGCTTGTCGACCTTGCGGCATGGCTTGGCAGACTCGACTGTTATCTCAGCAACGACTCAGGCCCCATGCACATCGCGTGGGCGCAGCGTACGCCCGTGACCGCTGTCTTCGGTCCCACCGTGCGCCGACTGGGCTTCTATCCGCGCGGCGAGGGCACGACAGTATTCGAAGTCGACCTCGACTGCCGCCCGTGCGGGTTGCACGGGCCGCAGCAGTGCCCTCTGGGCCATCATCGCTGCATGACCGACGTCACTCCCGACATGGTGTGGCCCGACATCCGGCGCAAGCTCTTCGGTCAGTCCTAGTCTGTATGGCCTTGGGATGGTGATGCCAGCCTGCGGGCGTCGAGCGACGCCCCTCTGGCGGTCGTGCCCCGGCATTTGAGCCGGGACATGCGTCGTTCATGGCAGACTCGAGAAGGGCCTGACAGCCCCCGGCAGCCCCTGAAGCCATGGCCGCGTGGCGGCTGCTGTGCGTCATCGTGCGGGGATATGCCGTCGGCTGCCACTCTTCCGGCTTCCCCCGGAGGCGAACCTCTTCCGGCTCCATGTCTCGCGGGGTGTGCCTTGCGCGGCTGCATGGTCGGCGACCCCGTTGTCGGTACGAAGCGCATCCACTGTCGGCGTACCGTCTTTATCGCTCGTGCCGAAGCCAGTGCCCCCCCGACTACCTGCCTGTACACCTGCCTCGGTTCCCCTGCTGGTACGCAATGCCGCAGTCGTCCTTTCGGATGCCGTGAGGCCGTTGCGCCACCTGTAATCGGGACGTCAACGTACTTCGGCGGTCTGGCGGCTGCGGGCTATTCGGTCGTCTGGCTGGTATGGGGGTGGTCGTCATCATGCCCGGCGTGATGATGGCTGCCGTCATGCTGATGGCAACATCCGCGCGACGGATGCTCGTGTGCGACCTCCCCACCGTGGTGGATGTGGGTGTGCACGTGAGGGGTGTGCCTTGATGTGCACACGATACCGTCGTCGACGGTGAGAAAGGTCGTGCAGGTGCGGGCGAGGAAGTCCCAGTCGTGCGAGATGATGATGTGCGTTGCACTCATCCTGTTAAGGACGTCGATGAGGCGTTGGCGGGTGGCAGGGTCGAGGTCGTTGGTGGGTTCGTCGAGAAGCAGCGCCGTGGGCTGCATGGACAGCACCGACGCCAGTGCCACCATCTTCTTCTCTCCGCCGGAGAGTCGATGCGTCACCCGTGCACCGAACCCCTCAAGCCCGAGTCCTTGTAGTGTCTGCGTGGCACGTTCGCGCGCCTGTTCCGGAGACAGCCCCAGATTGAGCGGCCCGAAGGCCACATCTTCAAGCACGGTGGGGCAGAACAACTGGTCGTCGGCATTCTGGAAGAGGAATCCGATGTCGCGGCGCAACGCGGCAAGCGACGCCTCGTCGTGCGCCACGGCGTTCCTGTGGTGTACCGTGCCCGACTCGGGCCGTAGCAATCCCATGGCGATATGCAGCAGCGTGGTCTTGCCGCTGCCGTTGTGCCCCAGAAGGCCAAGCCTGTCGCCCTGCGCGAGGTGCAGGGTGGCACCTCGCAGCACAGGTGCGGTCGTGCCGGGATAGGTGAAGTGGATGTCGTCGAGAGAGAGAAGGGGATTCCCGGTCGTGTCGGTCATGCTGGCGTCCCGTGGCGGAGGATGATGTCGGTGACGAGTACGGCGATGGTGAAGGCGATGAAGGCGCAGGCCCACATCCTGTCACCGGGGGCCGTGCTGAAATCATAGAGCCGATGGAACGTGCCCGCGAAACCGCGCAACCGCATGGCCTGTTGTACCCGTTGCGCCCTGTCCCAGCTGCGGACGAGCACCATGCCTGCGAGGTTGGCATAGGTGGCGTAGGTCCTCATGTCCGTTCGTGCCACGAAGCCCCGCACCCGTGCTGCCGTGAGCAGCCGACGGTATTCCTGTTCGATGACATGCAGGTAGCGCCATGTGAAGAGCAATAGGAGCGACAGTTTGCGGGGGGCACCTATGGCCGCGAGCGCGTGCCCCGTCTCGGTGATGCCGGATGTGGCGGCAAGCCCTATGAGTGCGAGCACGATGGCGTTGGACTTCAGGGTCACCAGCGCGGCCTCGCGAAGGCCCTCGGCGGTGGCATGCAGCGGCCCGAGGCTCCATACCGTTTCGCCGGGGGTGGCAAAGGGCAGGAAGAGCCAGAGAAAGAGGATGAACAGATTGATGACGACCAGTCTTCGCACGAGGCGGGGGAGGGGCAGTTGCGCCGCCACGACGGGTACGAGGGCGAGGGCGAAGGCGCAGAGGGCCATGGGCAGCGAACGCACCGGCGCGACGAGCATGGCGAAGGCGAAGGCGCTGACCACCTTCGCCCGCGGGTCGGCCCGGTGCAGGTAGCTTGTGCCCTCGCTGAAGGGTTCGTCGAGCATCGCTAGCGGGTCGCCTGTGCCGAGAAGTCGAGCACTTCGGGACGAACCTTGTAGAGGAACCCGATGACAAGGGCGGTGATGCAGCCCTCGACGACCATGACGGGAAGATGGGCGATGAGCAGCGACTGCGCCGCCGGGATGAAGCCCTCACCGGCAAGACCGAGGGACAGGGCGGTGAGCGATGCGGAAAGGAGCACGGAGAGGAAGCCGCAGGCGAAGGCCGCACCCGTGCGCGGCGTGGAGGTGCCCGTGAGCGCCTTGCGGAAGAGATAGTGGCAGATGACAGGCGGCAGGGCCATGTTGAAGGTGTTCACGCCAAGCACCAGCAGACCGCCGAACTGGAAGAGCAGGGCCTGAAGCAGCAGGGCCACGAGAATGGCGGGGAAGGCTGCCCAGCCGAGAATCACGCCGATGAGCCCGTTGAGGACGAGATGGGCGCTCACAGGGCCGACAGGCACATGGATGAGAGAGGCGACGAAAAAGGCGGCGGCGAGCAGTGCCACGGTCATCACCCTGTCCCAGTCGATGCGCCGCAACCCCAGGGCCGTGCCGGCTGCGGTAAGTGCTGCCCCGCCCAGCAGGACGGAGGCGGGAAGAACCCCTTCGGAGATGTGCATGTCGTAGGCTCCTCAGGCTTAAGGCGTCACACTTGCGTGACAAGGTGCGTCAGCGGTGTCATCCGGGGTAGCAGATGGCACAGGGAGCGTCAACGTGTTACGAATTATTGGTTGATAACACAGTATGGCGAGTGGTGGCCCTGAGTCGCCCTGTCATCCTGGAGCAGGGGAGGGGGCCGACGTTCAGCGTGGTGGTGGGCGTCTGTGCCGGGGCGGGGGTCAGCGTGCCATACGCTCCAGCATCCTGAACAGGGCAGGCATGGTTTCAGGATGGCGCACCTGCAACCTGATATGACCGGGGGGCATGCCGGTGATGTTGTCGCATACGCGTACGAGATAGCCTTCCCCCATGAGCGCCTGACGTGCCGTCTCGGGATGCAGGTGTGGCTGTAGCCGACAGGTCACAAAGCTTGTGCCCTCATGCAGTCCGCCAGCGGCGAAGGCGCCTGTCGCTTCAAGTGCACAGCGCATGGCCGACCGTGCTGCGCGAAGGCGCGGAAGCCGCGACCTGTACTGCGCGATGTCGCCCAGAAGCCGTGCGCCGAGTTGTTCGGCGTAGGTGCTGACCATCCACGGGGCGCGAATGGCTGCCAGCCTCTGCAAGAGCGCAGGAGACCCCACGGCATAGCCGCAGCGGATGCCGGCGCAGTGGAAGAACTTGGTGAGGCTGTGCAACGCCAGAACCTCGCGGTCGGGTCCTGTGGTGTTGCGGTAGACCTGCCACGCATTGGCCTCGTAGGCATCTTCGCCCCAGATGAATTCCCGGTAGGTGTTGTCCACGAGGACGATAGGCGAACGCACGGCGGCAAGCAGACCCTCCACCGGGCCGTAGATGGCACCGGTGGGGTTGTTGGGTGTGCAGAATACGGCGAGGTCGGCGTCTTCAGCGGCGATATCGTCGAGGTCTTCGGCCGTGAAAGTGAAGGGGGACGGTGTCGTTTCACTCCATGAGTGTGAGGCCTGAACGCCGCAGGGGGACGGTGTCTTCCCGTACAGCGGGCGCAGGGCGCGGGGTGTCACCACCCGGTACGCGATGTCGAGTGCGCGGCAGGCCCGTTCGTACTCGCCGAAGAGAGGGCCCAGCAGCAGCACCCTGCGAGGGCGCAAGGCCATGAACGCGAGCCAGATGAGTTCTGCGGAACCGTTGCCTGCCAGCACGTGGTCGACGGGCACGTTCTCGTGTGTCGCCACTGCCTCGCGTAAGAGCGAGGCTTCAAGGTCGGGGTAATGCTCGTGCGGGTAGGGCACCGCCGCCACGTGTGCGGCTGTCAGGTCGGCGCAGAGGATATTGCCGTTGGTGCCAAGGTCGACAACCTGCGAGACGTCGACCCCGAGGGCGCGGGCAATACGGTAGGCCTCGCCCCCGTGCTCGCCTTGTGCTGGTCCCGTCATGCCGTGTGCAGCCCTCTGCGTCGCAACAGCTGTGCGTAGATGTCTTCCAGCGCATCGACCCGCGCATGGATGGTGTAGCGCTCGCCTTCCGCATGGCTGGCCGCAGCCCACGCCTCTCGCGTGGCATGATCCGATGCCATCCGCCCGAGCGCGGCTGCCAGCGCATCGATGTCGCCTGCGGGAAAGAGAAGGCCATTCCCACGCACGAGTTCAGGTACGCCGCCCACGGCACTGCCGATGACGGGCAGCCCCATGCGGATGGCCTCCAGCATGGTGTTCGGGAGCGATTCGGTGCGCGACGGCAGAACGAACGCGTCCATGAGCTGCAACATGTCGCTCACTGATTCCGTATGCGGCACGAGATGCACCCTGTCCGCAATGCCGAGGGCCTCGCAGCGGGGACGCCACATGTCGTGCGACACGCCGACCATCAGCAACCGTGCCTCGCCGACATCGGCGCGGGCGAAGGCGTCGATGAGGATGTCGGCCCCTTTGACGGGGCTGTTCTGTCCCACGAAGCCGAATACCAGTGGCGCGGGGGAGGAGGAAGACCATGCGGCCTCTGCACCTCGGGGCGGAAGCCCGACCTGTTCGCGGGCAGTGTCGGCGGGCGTGCGGGGGGTCACACGGGCGTCATCGACACCATTATAGACGACGAACAGTTTGCCTGCCGGGGTGAAGAGACGCAGCACACGGGCGCAGGCCTGCGAATTGGCGATGAACGCATCCATGCCGGGTGAGATGTAGGGCAGGGGGTTGCCGGGCCGGTACATCACCCCTCTGTGGGCGCAGCATACAACGCCGCGATGCCGCCAGAACATGCCGTGCCATGCCACGAACTTGACCGCCCTGTTGTGGAAGGCGTGCACGACGGTCGGGCCATCGGCGGCGAAAAGCGCTTCGATGCTGGCCTTCCAGCGTTTCCTGTCGGCTGGCAGGGTGACGATGAGGTCGTCGTAGCCCATGCCGTGCATCTGCGAATCCTCGGGCAGGCAGAGCGATACGTGGTGCCCGCGCGTGGCAAGTTCACGGGCCTGATAGAATGCCTGACGCGTGCCGCCGCTACGGTTCGTCGACGAGCTTAGGATGATGATACGCATGGTGTTCAGCTATTTGTGACGGGTGTCGATGATGTGTTGCAGCCATGTTTCGAGTTCACGGGTGCACGTCGTGAGGTCGAAGGTCTGGCGACAGGCCTCGCGGGCGCGTTCGCGCAGGCGCAGCAGGTCCGGGGCGGGCAGGTTCAGGGCCTCTTCGATGCGTGCGGCGAAGGCTTCGTCGTCAGCGTCACGGGGGAGCATCCAGCGGGTGAGGTCGGCGGGAATGACCTCGCCCACGCCTCCCACATCACGGGATAACGGCAGAAGACCGGTCGCCATGCCTTCCAGCAGGGTGTTTGGCAGGCCCTCGCTATGCGAGGCAAGCAAAAAGATGTCCGACTGTTCCAGCAGCGAGGCCACGTCCGGCCTGAACCCGTGCCATACGACCCTGTCGGCGATGCCGAGAGATGCGGCAAGCTCTTTGAGGCGGGTTTCGGCGGACCCCGTGCCCACGATGTGGCACTCGAACGGTGTCACGATGCGCGCCAACGCTCGCAACAGCGTGTCGTGTCCCTTGTCGGGGTTGAGTTGCTGCGTTGCGATGAGCCGCCGCGGGGCGTGGGCGACAAGCGTGTGGTCTGTCGCTGTCTTGCCGTTGAGCACCGTGTGTACGTCTTCCGGGGTGATGTAGGGCAGGCTGCGGGTGAAGCCTTCGGCGATGAACCGGCAGGGGCACAGGAATGCGGGGCGTATGAGACGGTGCAGAAGGCGCGTTTTCAGCCGGTAGGGGATATCCTCGGGCAGGCCGATGCGCTGGATGACCGGTATGCCCATGATGCGGGCTGCAATGCCCGCCGTGGCAAGGTCCTTGCCGACGTTGACGCATACGATGTCTGTCGCGTGGCGGCGGAATTCGCTCATGAAAAAGGCGATGGCGCGCGGATTGAGGTCGGCACCAAACGAAACCTGACGCCCATGCCCTACGGCCTTGACGGCGGCTTCGACGAACGCGGGCTGCCTGCCGTAGATGTGCACGTCATGCCCGAAGGAGCAGAGGCGTTCGGCGAACGCCAGCGTCCAGCTTTTTACGCCCCCCCATTTGCGGGTGGCGTTGACAAAAGCGATGTTCATCGTAGGGAAGTTCCCTTGTTAACGTGTTCCGTCACCTTGGGTGAGGACGTGTTCGTTTGACGCATCAGTGCG
This window encodes:
- a CDS encoding cytochrome c maturation protein CcmE, whose protein sequence is MAQKNSKSLYLVALALFLGGIGYLLFSGFTQNSVYFLNVSEALATPQDKLHTVRLFGTVAADGLTMLDGAPGVRFRLEDKDNTSKTVWVLYKGAVPDTFKPGVEVIIEGGLAPGEDTFKARTLMTKCPSKYQKENRG
- a CDS encoding hemolysin family protein, whose translation is MLALVVAVTLSVVVSASCSITEAILYSVPWSHIEQLRKSGSPVGKLLFAMRSRIEQPITAVLTLNTIANTAGAAIAGSYAAEVLSPDQMPAFAAGFTVLILVVSEILPKTLGVAYARPLASVIAYPLRFLVILLMPVIWLGGWVTRAIMPASSGPHATEDDIRAIVSLSRQAGGIQPHEEMSIRNILSLDRKHVHDIMTPRTVVFSLPADLTVEEAYEKPDFWHYSRIPVFGEGNEDIVGIVMRRRVLQEVAADREGTRLADIMQPVHYALESQTLDRVLFQFLDARVHLFVVLDEYGGLAGVVSLEDVLEEILGREIVDESDRVTDLRELARERRDAAIKANQ
- a CDS encoding D-glycero-alpha-D-manno-heptose-1,7-bisphosphate 7-phosphatase; protein product: MALRNLLLDRDGTVIEDRHYLSDPEGVTLLPGVGPALGRLSRAGLRLFLVTNQSGIGRGYFTVPDYEACQARLAALLAPYGVTFVDVACCPHAPDEECSCRKPGTGMWDVLQNRHGLVAGETAMVGDKLDDVLFARNAGLAAAILVLTGKGARAAGSIGLSVPAGGTCLDVAPSGGDASGRPDVVACDLVAAADWLLAVSARRSAPSLEELC
- a CDS encoding glycosyltransferase family 9 protein, with amino-acid sequence MRRIGVWNTAFLGDAVLTLPLLHTLHRRFPDAEIHFWVRKGVGALFTAVPCLAAVHEFDKRGTQGGGGAVFGLGRALARQGFDIWVNAHTSLRSGLVARATGAPVRIGYDRPWYNRLLHTHVVDRRFDELDEIERLLQLVGPLAIEDRETWPELVLPADARERAEAYWQRYVRGPVLGMHPGSVWATKRWTAAHFAEVARRAAAEGVQVMLFAGPGEETVARSVVAMAGLEGSPALLDMAGALSLVDLAAWLGRLDCYLSNDSGPMHIAWAQRTPVTAVFGPTVRRLGFYPRGEGTTVFEVDLDCRPCGLHGPQQCPLGHHRCMTDVTPDMVWPDIRRKLFGQS
- a CDS encoding energy-coupling factor ABC transporter ATP-binding protein, encoding MTDTTGNPLLSLDDIHFTYPGTTAPVLRGATLHLAQGDRLGLLGHNGSGKTTLLHIAMGLLRPESGTVHHRNAVAHDEASLAALRRDIGFLFQNADDQLFCPTVLEDVAFGPLNLGLSPEQARERATQTLQGLGLEGFGARVTHRLSGGEKKMVALASVLSMQPTALLLDEPTNDLDPATRQRLIDVLNRMSATHIIISHDWDFLARTCTTFLTVDDGIVCTSRHTPHVHTHIHHGGEVAHEHPSRGCCHQHDGSHHHAGHDDDHPHTSQTTE
- the cbiQ gene encoding cobalt ECF transporter T component CbiQ, with the translated sequence MLDEPFSEGTSYLHRADPRAKVVSAFAFAMLVAPVRSLPMALCAFALALVPVVAAQLPLPRLVRRLVVINLFILFLWLFLPFATPGETVWSLGPLHATAEGLREAALVTLKSNAIVLALIGLAATSGITETGHALAAIGAPRKLSLLLLFTWRYLHVIEQEYRRLLTAARVRGFVARTDMRTYATYANLAGMVLVRSWDRAQRVQQAMRLRGFAGTFHRLYDFSTAPGDRMWACAFIAFTIAVLVTDIILRHGTPA
- the cbiM gene encoding cobalt transporter CbiM, which gives rise to MHISEGVLPASVLLGGAALTAAGTALGLRRIDWDRVMTVALLAAAFFVASLIHVPVGPVSAHLVLNGLIGVILGWAAFPAILVALLLQALLFQFGGLLVLGVNTFNMALPPVICHYLFRKALTGTSTPRTGAAFACGFLSVLLSASLTALSLGLAGEGFIPAAQSLLIAHLPVMVVEGCITALVIGFLYKVRPEVLDFSAQATR
- a CDS encoding pyridoxal phosphate-dependent aminotransferase, which gives rise to MTGPAQGEHGGEAYRIARALGVDVSQVVDLGTNGNILCADLTAAHVAAVPYPHEHYPDLEASLLREAVATHENVPVDHVLAGNGSAELIWLAFMALRPRRVLLLGPLFGEYERACRALDIAYRVVTPRALRPLYGKTPSPCGVQASHSWSETTPSPFTFTAEDLDDIAAEDADLAVFCTPNNPTGAIYGPVEGLLAAVRSPIVLVDNTYREFIWGEDAYEANAWQVYRNTTGPDREVLALHSLTKFFHCAGIRCGYAVGSPALLQRLAAIRAPWMVSTYAEQLGARLLGDIAQYRSRLPRLRAARSAMRCALEATGAFAAGGLHEGTSFVTCRLQPHLHPETARQALMGEGYLVRVCDNITGMPPGHIRLQVRHPETMPALFRMLERMAR
- a CDS encoding glycosyltransferase family 4 protein, with translation MRIIILSSSTNRSGGTRQAFYQARELATRGHHVSLCLPEDSQMHGMGYDDLIVTLPADRKRWKASIEALFAADGPTVVHAFHNRAVKFVAWHGMFWRHRGVVCCAHRGVMYRPGNPLPYISPGMDAFIANSQACARVLRLFTPAGKLFVVYNGVDDARVTPRTPADTAREQVGLPPRGAEAAWSSSSPAPLVFGFVGQNSPVKGADILIDAFARADVGEARLLMVGVSHDMWRPRCEALGIADRVHLVPHTESVSDMLQLMDAFVLPSRTESLPNTMLEAIRMGLPVIGSAVGGVPELVRGNGLLFPAGDIDALAAALGRMASDHATREAWAAASHAEGERYTIHARVDALEDIYAQLLRRRGLHTA
- a CDS encoding glycosyltransferase: MNIAFVNATRKWGGVKSWTLAFAERLCSFGHDVHIYGRQPAFVEAAVKAVGHGRQVSFGADLNPRAIAFFMSEFRRHATDIVCVNVGKDLATAGIAARIMGIPVIQRIGLPEDIPYRLKTRLLHRLIRPAFLCPCRFIAEGFTRSLPYITPEDVHTVLNGKTATDHTLVAHAPRRLIATQQLNPDKGHDTLLRALARIVTPFECHIVGTGSAETRLKELAASLGIADRVVWHGFRPDVASLLEQSDIFLLASHSEGLPNTLLEGMATGLLPLSRDVGGVGEVIPADLTRWMLPRDADDEAFAARIEEALNLPAPDLLRLRERAREACRQTFDLTTCTRELETWLQHIIDTRHK